The following proteins are encoded in a genomic region of Triticum dicoccoides isolate Atlit2015 ecotype Zavitan chromosome 1B, WEW_v2.0, whole genome shotgun sequence:
- the LOC119349086 gene encoding (R)-specific enoyl-CoA hydratase-like — protein sequence MRLARLARAAPLLVRTAATAATADPAAAMKAGDALRSRRRRFTEDDVAAYAGVSGDRNPVHLDDAFARGAGGFQRGRVVHGMLVASLFPALIASHFPGAVYASQSLKFAAPVYVGDEVVAQVQALQIKAASGRHIVKFATKCFTDDDQTLAIDGEAMAFLPTLQLSTEAME from the exons ATGCGTCTGGCGCGCCTCGCCCGCGCGGCCCCTCTTCTCGTCcgcacggcggcgacggcggccaccGCCGACCCAGCGGCGGCGATGAAGGCGGGCGACGCGCTGCGCTCGCGCCGGCGGCGGTTCACGGAGGACGACGTGGCGGCGTACGCGGGGGTGAGCGGCGACCGCAACCCCGTCCACCTGGACGACGCCTTCGCGCGCGGGGCGGGCGGGTTCCAGCGCGGCCGCGTGGTGCACGGCATGCTCGTCGCCTCCCTCTTCCCAGCCCTCATCGCCTCCCACTTC CCTGGGGCCGTGTACGCGAGCCAGTCGCTCAAGTTCGCGGCGCCGGTGTACGTCGGAGACGAGGTGGTCGCGCAGGTGCAGGCGCTCCAAATCAAGGCGGCCAGCGGAAGGCACAT TGTCAAGTTCGCCACCAAGTGCTTCACGGATGACGATCAGACTCTCGCCATTGACGGCGAGGCCATGGCTTTTCTGCCCACACTGCAGCTCAGCACAGAGGCGATGGAGTGA